A segment of the Roseiconus lacunae genome:
TCAACTTATCTGACCAACTTGATTCTTGGCGGTTCCGGTGCGTATGACTCGTGTGTGCGCGAACCGATCCTGTTCGCCTCCCCGATGACGTTTGCTTTTTCACAGTCGTAGGCATTCTGTCGATCGACCGTTGCCCTTTTTGAAGTCGATTTGCGGTGGTCCGCGCGGCAGCAGCATCGGGTCGAAGGTGACTGCGACCACGCGCAGTCGGCTTCCACAGTGCTTGCAGTGCGGATGACTCGTCAACGGTTCAGGCTGCTTCGCATGACCGCTCGCCAACCAGTACACCCAGCCCAACTGCATCCAGATCAACAACTGGATCTCGTCGAGACGGATCGACGAATTGGCACTCATCCAGCCATAGTGCCGAACCTTTTGGAAGCGGCTCGGCAAGATGTGCTGGGCGAATCCCGCAACGAACTTCACCCCCGCAACACTACGCACCTCCGTCTGCTTCGTTTTCGTTGGGGTGACTTTGTAGGAGACCGATTTGTCGTTGACCGACACGATCCGTTTGTCACTGATCGCGACACGATGGATGTAGGGAGCGAGGTAACGAAGTGAACTCCAGCCATTGCCCACCGTTTCGATGTGCACGACGAAGTCTTTCTTCCACGCATCACTTGGCACCGCATGATAAAGCCCACAACCGCGAAGCTCGTCAGCAAGCTTCGCTTTGTAAACTCGGATCAGTGTCTTGTGATGGAACAAGAAGCCCGCCGGTGTGTTTTGCCACGCGATCGCATTGCCTTGCTCATCAACTTTCACTCCACCACCGGGGATGATGTAGTGCACGTGCGGATGATAGACCATCGGATCGCGTCCCCAAGTATGCAAGACACCGAAGTACCCGAGCTTGCATCCTTTAAGCGACTTGGTTGACGCGCCAACATCGCGTATGGACTGTGATGACGCGTCGAATAGGCAGCGATAGCCTTCACGCTGGTGTAGCCACGCGGACTCGCTGGTGCCCATCATCGGCCGCTTGCTGAGCGATGGCGTTCAAGGCCTCGCGGATCTCGCTGCTGGAGTTGGTACACTGACCGGTAGCCATTCGGGAGGAAAGCTCCATGGCCCAGTCAAGCGAGTTGCTGCTGACGTCGAAGGCGATGTTGACGATTGACGAAGCAGTAGAGGCTGCCTGAGTTGAGGCAACCGATTTTGTTGCTTTCAGGTCGTTGGGTTGGTTAGAATTCATGTGACTTCTCTCGCATGTATTGTCGCATGGTGATCTCCGGATCTCCCATGACGACCCAAAACAGCGGTGAGCAAATCGTCATGATTTCGCTCGTGTTCTACATCGGGAGAAGTCATTTTCCACTCTTTTTGATTCACTTGCACCTAAGAGTATGTGCACTCGAGTCGGCGAATCGGGCGGACTGACAATGGAGAATCGTTCACGGCGACCGCGTGATCCGTGCCGTTATCCGAATCGAGTAAAGGAATACACAAATGGCCGAAGTAATATTTGTGGCTGGCGTCGGTTTACTGGCGTTCGCCATTGCGATGCCTTGCTACGCGGTTGATCCGCAGATTGCTGTCGAGCGGATGAAGAAGGAAGTTCGCGGTGAGTGGTCCATCGTCTCAATCTCAAGCGGTGAAACCATGTTGGATTCAGAGCATGTCACGGGGGCCAAATGGGTCATTGGGAATGGAACGCTAGAGACGTTTCCAGGTTCAAAGCCGACTGAGAATATTATTGGTGGCACGCGTATGAAATTTGGTTTTCATCTCCGTGATCGTACCGACCCTTTCAAGGATACGCCGAATTGGCGGTACGCATGGAAATGGTCAGATGATGATCCATTTTCCGTAGAACTTACGTTTAAGTTGAACGGATCAGCCGGTCGGGTATTTTGCAACTTGGCACTCACGAACGACACACTGGTGCTGAGCCAGGGATCATCTCGTCACTGGACAAGCAGCACCACGAAATCGACAGACATTGTTTACACGCTCGAACGGATTAACACGGTCAGTGATTGACCAGGCCACCGGGATTTCGACGGCGGATAACAATCGCGTGAACCGGAGCACGCGAGCCAGCGTTTTTGGAATTGAGAATCTTTCGCGCGCGCCCGGTTACGCGTAGCGTTCTGCCATTGCGAGTTTTAAGCCAGTCCTTGCATGCCAAATCCTTACTCGTCACCGGTCACCGTCCCGAATGACGCGCTATCGGAGCGCGAACGTAAGGCGATGGAATTGCTTGCACGCCCCGCCGCCGCGCTGCTAGTGTTGTCGCTCGTCAACGCAGCATTTGCGCCTGCGCTACTCGCGTGGTCCTTTGTTCTCGGAAGGTCGTTAGCATTGTCGCCGCTAGAAATACTGATTGTCACAATTCAGTTCCCATGTCTCATCGCGATCGTGCTTGGTGCAAGGTCAATGCGTTCGCTGCGCGGCCGTCGGCTAGCGTACACTGGGGCTTTGCTCGCTTGCATACCGGTCTTGAGCCCTTTCGTCATACTTGGGATTCCTTTTGGTGTGTGGTCCGCGAGTGTGCTCAGCATGCCTGGCGTGCGTGTCGCATTCGACGCGAAAACCTTATGACGGGGGATTTCACAATCGACAGGAAAGGCAGAACCATGTGATGCAACAGAGGACGGGAGCCGTGGTTTCTCGTCTGCTTGCAAGTCGACTATGAAGTCCGAGTTGTGCAAGTGGCGGGGCCGCCGTTTTGTTGGTTTTGTTATTGCATGATCGATTGTTAGTTTGCGGTGTCTTCGTGAGTGAGCTTGTTCGGTAAGTGCTTAACGTTGCTCTGTCGTGACAGTGCGACAAGGATGATGGTTAAGCGACTATTCGAGGTGTCAACGCATTTGAACTTCGTTGAGATCCACGCGCGGCGGACTGCGTTTCCTCAGTGGTCCTTGCACGGTTCAACGATCCAAGTTGGGTCATCTTGCCGTGTTGGATAGTGCTTGCCTGGAGGCTTCTTTGACGATGGACGTCAGTGAGCAGCAAGCTGACTTCCGGCGGTGTGGTGCATTCTTTAGGGCGACGTGTCCGAACCAGCTTGCCGTCAGGTGTGACTGACGGTTCCTTGATCGATGGTTCGGTGTCAACTTGTTTCGGCACTCACACACTCGGGTTGAGGGCGTCATCCTTGTCAGTTTTTCGTTTAACGTTCGCCCATCGCCAAGCCTCTTCGTTGGTCGAGCAGACCAGGGTGCTGAGTCCCAGTGAGACGGCGAGATCATTGATCCAGCCTGATGGCCCGCAGGATTCCATGACGACGAGTTCGGTGAGCTTGCCTTCGTTTTCGAAGATGCTCTGTAGCTGCTCGCGTTTGGTGGGGGTGGTGAGAAATTTGGTGTTTCGAGTATTTGAGTCGTAAAGACAACAAACGGAGTTGAATTTTCCGAGGTCAAGGGCGAGAATTTTCATTGTCAAAGAGTCCTTGGTTTTGGTGGGTGGAGCGAATGTGACAGGCAGTTCCAAGCTGCCTGCATCACGGGTCCGAGTCGCCAGTTTAACGACGAATGACTCCCACCCATCAAACCTCGGACTTACATGGATTCTTTATCGGACTAACCTTGAGCGCACGGGAAATTATGCACGAATTTGACAGAGAGAAAGCAACGAACTCAATCGAAAAACTGATGGGGAGTGCATTCCTGCAGTCCATGGGTAAGCCCGTTTGGACTGACGAGGTTGTGCAAGCCAAGACCGCGAAACAAGTTGTCAAGCGCAGCGACGCCCCGATGTATGGGCAAGTGTGCCTGGCGGCGAGCAATTTTCAAGCAAACTTAATGCGAGAGAAGCTTGGCAAAGATTGGTTTAATCGACGATGGAATGCGAACGTTCGAGCAGCCGACGCCATTGTTTCCAAGTTTAGACCCGCGAAGAAGATTCGTCAGCAGCTTGATGCATTCGACATCCCTGTTAAGTTTGAAATCGGCACCGACCTAGTGTTTCGACTCACTAAGGACTTGATGATGATCGCTCTGTCTCGTGGGTACGGTATTCCGCCGCGGAACTCGTTTGCAATCTCCAGATTTGAACGCTGCTTCAAGAAGGGGCATATTCCGTGCGGTTGGACAGGGAGGCTGCCGAGTCTCCCGAAGACGCCGCCTGGAGTGTCTTCCTACAGCGGGCTTTCCCTCGACGACGTGATTGGGGAAGGTAAACTGATCGTCTTTTAGCGATATTCCTCCAGCGTCTGGAAACGGATAACCAGTAAGGATTTGACTTCGCGAGCATGCGAGCCGAAGCTTAAGTCCTCTGTTCAAGAAGCCCGTTGATCTTCTTTGGGCCGTCGCTTCACGCTTGAGATTCGCTTTTATTGGTTGCTTCTTGCGGATCCCATTTTGTCATCTCGATTAGCTTGCTGTGCTGCGAGAATTGGAAGCGTCTCATCGCTGGTCGCTTTAGGGCGGCGATCAACTTATCTGACCAACTTGATTCTTGGCGGTTCCGGTGCGTATGACTCGTGTGTGCGCGAACCGATCCTGTTCGCCTCCCCGATGACGTTAGCTTTTTCACGGTCGTGGGCATTTTGTCGATCATCCATTGCCCTTTTTGAAGTCGACTTGCAGTGGTCCGCGTGGCAGCAGCATCGGATCGAAGGTGACAGCGACCACGCGTAGGCAAAGCCACGGTCATTCTTGAGGTGTAAGAAGAACTGTCGAAGTTGATGTTCAGTGATCTTGTCGGGGGACTTCTTAGCCAAGTCAGAGAGCTGCCGGATGGCGCGGATGTAGCCATGATGCGTCCGCTGGGACATTCCGGAAAGCTGGAGGTCTTCGCTGAGTTTCTGGCGTAGTTTTTCAGGAAAGTAGGCACCACGCTGAGGATCATTTTGCGAATGAGATCTGCGATTGTTAGACTTGGACATCGTAAGGTCCTGATCGAAGGAGTGTGCAGAGCGGTTCAACGTGAACCACTCCTTCCAACAGGATTGCTTACCAAAATCAACCGCCGCGTAGCGGCTTACTTGAATCAGCGGTTGCGCACTGAGTTGCCGAGTCGTGGTTTTTGAAGTGGAGGATTTCTCGCGGCGACCGCATGTTCGCCACCGTTCGTCCTAGTGAAAGCTGACTGAAGAGGATCGTCGAAATTGGATGCATTTGGACAGATTTGGGAGTCGTCAAGGAATAATTCATATTCTTGGATGTATCCATGTGCAATCTGGTGTGCGATCGGGTCTCTAATCGCTCTCACAGTTGTTCAGAATCCTTGGATTCGCAGGTCCTGCAAGGCCCTGGTGATTCTCGGCTTTACCCCGCTGACAATTCAGTTTTCATTTTTCGAGATACAAGAGAAATGGCGGATTCGGCGAGTGTGGGCAGATGCGAACCCTACCAAAATGACAAAAAATGGATTGCATGCTCTGACCGTTGACGGTGCAAATTTGACGCTCGGTCCATTGCTTTATGGATTGGGCGCGTTCCTCTTATTCGTTGTGATTGCAATTGCTCTTTTTATTTTTCGTATACTCGTACTAAGGCAGGCAAACCGTTCTAACGTTTCAGCATCTTTGCAAGATACGCCTGAAGCCAATCAACTGCATTTAGAAAATCCTTATCAGCCTCCGGGGGCGACTGGGTGAATGTAGGAAGAACCCTGCGTAGCACATCGAGTGGCATCGGGCAGTACTTTGCCAGCTACCCGGCACGATTGCCCGATAGCACCGGGAGAACGCCATCGTTCTGCCAATGGAGGAGTCGTGCATGGTAAATCTGTCCAAGCGTTTTCGTCTAGTTCTTGCTGCGTCATTATTCGTACTGTGGGTGGCTTGGGCATATTGGGCCAATATCCCGCATTACTACGATGCCCAGGCTATGGAACAAGAAACCGCGGAGTTATTTCCAGCGGGACCTATGCCGAAGATAGGGCCGGTCGTTGGGGGATTTCCGGTGAATCACATGCGCTACGATTTTTCTAGAGATGAGAAATTGACCTTTCACGATTACTCAAAAGACAAGCTTGGCCTGAATGTCCTGCTGTGTGCGTTGGCGACGATTGCGGTCACTTCTCTTGCACTGTGGACGGCGAATGTATCGCGTTCTAATTTGGTCATCTCGGCCTTCTTGCTTATGCCTGCGTGCCTCGCCTACGCCTTGTTCCGGCTCCATCCACTGGTGATTGCCTATGTCTACTTTCTGCCATTGATTATCTTAATCGTATGGTCCTTCGGAGGCTTGTTCAGAAACGAAGAACGGCAGACCCACACACGGATCCGAAGTCGCGGAGATACCGTTCTTGACAATTGAGAATCGATCGCCGCGACTCGGTTATCGCAAACGTTCAGCCATCTGATCATGGAGACTCCGAATCACGATGATTGCCGAATGAAAGATAGTCTCAATGCAGATGAGGAGTTCTCGCGAATCCTTCACCGATGGCACGACTGTCCGCATGGATCGTTCGATGAAGCCACGGGCAACCACGAGGCCTTACGCAGGGCGACGGAATTTCTGATCGGCGGGTTTTGAGACGCAGGCCGAACACTTCACATCATGAGTATTGGTGCGACGGCACTGATTTTGTTCAATCGCATTGCGGCGACCATCGATATTACTTTGGTGACGCGCGCGTTTTATTCCGATCAGCGTGCAAACGCCATGTGGCTTGCCCCTTTCGAACTGTCGCTCGCGTATTCACCAACCGACTTTGGAATACCCACTTCGGCGACGCTACGACTGGGACACGTCTGTCGTAAACACACGATTTCCCGTTGGTTTCCTGTTGGGCGAACGTACCGTCTTTACGCCATCGCCCACTCGTTTTTTGCCAATCGGCCATCTAGCGATGATGGGTGGGCAGCGAATGTTACACTCTGTCCGTACAATGAGGCGGAACAATGTCATGTACGGCGGAACGGCTGGCGGCGTTCTTCGCAATGGTTAGATCACTTTCCGTGCCCCGTGATGTTCGACGTTCTACCAATAACAAATATATAGTGAGATCCAAATGAACCGTCCTAGTTTCGTTTGTCATTTGGTCTTCAGTATGATTGTTGCGATCACTTCTGAGTTGCCCGCGCAGGACGCCATGCCGGACCCGACCGCGCGGCGACAGTTCAACCAAGTGTTCGTCAAGGTCGTCGTGCCTGTTACCTCTCGCACTCCTAAGCAGGGCGGTCCTGTCGTTGAATCCTGGGTTGTGGAACAGCTCAAACAACTCGGTGAGTCCGAGTACTTTGCCGTCACGGACTGGGTGCCTGTTCGTGATGGGCTGCTTGAGGACGATACAGTTGACAATCACGTATGGGATGGTCGTCTTAAAGGAGAGCACGGCTTTTGCCCTGTCGGAGGAGACATTCCGCATCGGAAAAACGGTCGCTTGCTGGTTCGTGTCGCTGGCTGGACGCCAGTCGGTGGCGAGGCGAATATCACGCTGTCGGATGAGCCTGGCAATCGGGCTGTTGGACCGGTGCGGTTGCTTGTTGGCAAAGAAACACGGGGTAAGATCGAAGAGGGGCTCCCGTACGTAGCAGTCCTCATTGCGCCTCCACCTCCGGAAGAGAATATCAGGTCACGCAGCGATGCCGAGTAGATAGGACATTCGCGTGCACCTTAGGACGCGACGTTGGGTGATGAGGATTTGTGGTAACGGAGCTGGCGGGTGCCCTCCTTCCTTCAAGCACCACCAACAAAGGAAGCTAATGCCATTCGTCTCTGCCAGCCATCATCCGCTCCATTTGAGGGTGGGAGCGACCGATAGACGGCTCCGACGAAGGCAGCAAGAGAACCGTGTTTCAAGTGTTTTCCTGAGCCCTCTTCGCCTCGCCGTCGCATTGGTCCAGCGTGCGCGTCCATTGGGCTGATGCGACAAAGGGGCGAAAGGGGCGGCCCCGCTTTGCTGAGCCCATGCTGCGATCTGGCTCTCCCGCTCACGGAAACCTCGGATGGGCCACAAGTTCGACGTCGCTCACACACCAAGGCGAGCTGGATCCCAAGATTTGCTGATAGAGTTCGTTGTCTTGCACGGTGGTTTGTCTTCGCAGAGAATTCTACCGAATCCACGAACTTCCCGGATGGACCATTAATTCCCCTTGGTGTGCAATTTTTGCAACCGACCACCTAGTATTTAGGACATCCCGTGTGGCCATTTTCGATCAATAAGAAAGCAAAGCCCGTTCCCGCAGTCCGTTGTGGAGACATCGATGTCACTTGGAATAGTGAGTTTCTGTGGTGGGAGTTTTCTAGTGGCGATATCGACTATTCCCTTACCGACAACCCCGTCTTTGACACTTCTCTATTGCCAGAACTGCCCAAGGTCGCGAAATGGCTTGTGGACTTAAGGTCTGAAATCGATGACGAGATCGAGAAGCATCTCGAAGGTTGGTGTGATTGGAACGGGAAAAAGGATCTGATGGGAATCGATGTTTCTTGGCTGGTTTCCAAGGGCGAAGTTGATGTATCATATGCTCACGAAGACTGGGCCGACCTCGGCGTTAATATTGTCATCACGGATGGAAAAATCACTCATTCCTATGCAGCGGATTAAGTTGAGTTCAATGCTCATCAAAAATTACTATACCGCAAAGGCGTGAGCCGGATCATTTGCCGCAACTGGAATCGAAGTTAGTCGCTCGTACCTGGTTTCGGCAGGATCACCAGGAAGCCACGCAGTTACGATCCATGCTTGAAATCGATAATCCTACCGAGTTGCGATGGAAGCGGAGGCTGGATGCCAGTGCGAGCCTACGTCGCAAATTCAAGGCCATCGCGAAATGGACGGTCGGGCTCGTGATTGTTGCTGTCGGTTCATTCACCGCCGCTTTTGTCGTTCGTATTGGTCTCGCGATTCCGAATCCACTGTCTCCGCATGTCGCGTATGTTTCAATCGCCGGCGCGTTTATCGGTGGTGTTGGTGGCTTCACCGGATACTACTGCATTGTGAATTCAATGGGTAAAAGTTTCCCTAAATTGGCGAAGAGAGATTGGACTGAATCGCTTGCACCAAAAATTTTGGCATACGCATTGGGGAATCCTTGCGCGGTGCATTGTTCACATTTGAGTTGGAATTTGTTTCGATTGTCTTTGTCGCATCGCTCATTGGGTCAACGGCTGTCTTCGCTGTCTACTGGTACCTTGTTCGTCCCCTTGTTCCACCGCGAGTCCCCGTAATTCACAACGGTGGGTAGCGTGTCGCATACCGAGGGGCCACACGCCGATTTTGGCTCACTATCCGAATCGCTTTAGGCTTAGTGATAGGATGTGCTAAAGACATGCATGGAGCGAAGTTGCGGAGCCGAGCTTTTAGAGGCGATTCGCCCATCGTCGTTGTTCCGTTCTGCGTCGCATTGCAAAGTTA
Coding sequences within it:
- a CDS encoding IS110 family transposase; amino-acid sequence: MKILALDLGKFNSVCCLYDSNTRNTKFLTTPTKREQLQSIFENEGKLTELVVMESCGPSGWINDLAVSLGLSTLVCSTNEEAWRWANVKRKTDKDDALNPSV
- a CDS encoding phage integrase N-terminal SAM-like domain-containing protein, which codes for MSKSNNRRSHSQNDPQRGAYFPEKLRQKLSEDLQLSGMSQRTHHGYIRAIRQLSDLAKKSPDKITEHQLRQFFLHLKNDRGFAYAWSLSPSIRCCCHADHCKSTSKRAMDDRQNAHDREKANVIGEANRIGSRTHESYAPEPPRIKLVR